In Glycine max cultivar Williams 82 chromosome 7, Glycine_max_v4.0, whole genome shotgun sequence, a single window of DNA contains:
- the LOC102664441 gene encoding uncharacterized protein — MVCGKACHLSVEIEHRAYWALKFLNFDESLSGEKRKLQLLELEAMRLNAYESSKLYKQKMKAYHDKKLLKKSFQPGQQVLLFNSRLKLFSGKLKSKWSGPFTIKDVKPYGVVKLMNPSSDDPERSWVVNDQRLKLYHGGNIERLTTILNLQDP; from the coding sequence ATGGTTTGTGGGAAGGCTTGTCATTTGTCGGTAGAGATAGAGCATAGGGCCTATTGGGCTTTGAAATTCCTAAATTTTGATGAATCTCTATCTGGTGAGAAGAGGAAATTACAGCTCCTAGAGCTAGAAGCGATGAGGCTTAATGCCTATGAATCATCTAAGTTATATAAACAAAAGATGAAGGCATATCATGACAAGAAGTTGTTGAAGAAGAGTTTCCAACCAGGACAACAAGTGTTACTCTTCAATTCCAGACTTAAGTTGTTCTCAGGGAAGCTCAAGTCTAAATGGTCTGGTCCCTTCACTATCAAAGACGTGAAGCCTTATGGAGTTGTGAAATTGATGAACCCTTCCTCAGATGATCCGGAGAGAAGCTGGGTGGTGAATGACCAAAGGTTGAAGTTGTATCATGGTGGGAACATTGAGAGGCTAACCACCATTCTCAATCTGCAAGACCCTTAG